In Dermacentor variabilis isolate Ectoservices chromosome 7, ASM5094787v1, whole genome shotgun sequence, a genomic segment contains:
- the LOC142588584 gene encoding uncharacterized protein LOC142588584 codes for MLRICIKQIFCLCLLMEAFSARDDAEYSNGNEVFTYQDPKMMLQNSGRLLLFRTSKSWTSNLVLCFRSSFIDKNSTTYWRTAEFYAPTKVNKKWVMKFINLTLQITPEVTGHHQSQIIVQGVTSTERRHTSGSSTPIE; via the exons TATTTTGCTTGTGCTTACTAATGGAGGCTTTCTCAGCCAGAGATGACGCAGAATATTCCAATGGTAATGAAGTCTTTACGTACCAGGACCCTAAAATG ATGCTCCAGAACAGCGGTAGGCTGCTACTTTTCAGGACGTCAAAAAGCTGGACCTCGAATTTAGTTTTGTGCTTTCGGTCAAGCTTTATTGATAAAAACAGCACGACCTATTGGCGCACTGCGGAATTTTATGCCCCAACCAAAGT GAATAAAAAGTGGGTGATGAAATTTAT TAATTTAACGCTGCAAATCACTCCGGAAGTGACGGGGCACCACCAATCCCAAATCATTGTACAAGGTGTGACAAGCACTGAGCGACGACATACTTCAGGATCGA